A genomic window from Plasmodium malariae genome assembly, chromosome: 10 includes:
- the GcpE gene encoding 4-hydroxy-3-methylbut-2-en-1-yl diphosphate synthase, putative translates to MSLVIRIILFMVTFCYYAEIKKNTVGKISYYNIIFVRAKKNFKKSMHQFPLNSKRNSNFEGTKRNHNIVKYESRKRRHFFLNSRVGEKKGQSEIKRKIIKDEDKYNIIKDIKKYCECTKKYKRLPTREVTIGNVKIGNYNNIAIQTMTNCDTRNIEECVNQIKKCKDLGADMVRLTVQGVQEAEASYHIKEKLLSENITIPLVADIHFNPKIALMAAEVYEKIRVNPGNFVDGRKKWINKVYKKKEFEEGKLFIKEKFVPLIEKCKRLNRAIRIGTNHGSLSSRILSYYGDTPLGMIESAFEFSDLCIENKFYNIVFSMKASNAYVMIQSYRLLVAKQYERDKNGLIFPMHLGVTEAGFGANGRIKSYLGIGSLLYDGIGDTIRISLTEDPWDELAPCKKLIENLKKRIFYTDKKEEASYSVMKKQNKEGPNYSRDTPNNDNDVTVMKNSLSREIQSCSPEKKEEAIIYKAKENSTVHSDTDVYQTIEHWNSNCLNFEENFRDFNNIVKNRVDKKVKSDVLHEECTVGNVVTVKELEDSLQIFKDLNIELDQNGNLKKGAKTTDIIIIDKFETLTDSAKKTVKKLIEIGLHVLVQHQPQNIDIVKKLKINDSSSSYNNNIIFYTHLENMDNILEYYKDEMQKNNSKGYALILNGKENIKMVEKIKNLDPAPLFLLLRSDTVFEHVLVTRRVNEIIHSLGINVPYIHYVDIHSTYYEDILVNASLYVGTCLIDLMGDGLIINVTNYSSAATNTATVANAQKDEKQQISSRVSLNSFLTLNILQDTRIRLFKTDYIACPSCGRTLFNIQETTKKIMKLTGHLKGVKIAIMGCIVNGIGEMADAHFGYVGSAPKKVDLYYGKEIVERNVPEEEAYDKLIELIKKHNKWQDP, encoded by the coding sequence ATGAGCTTggtaataagaataattctttttatggtaacattttgttattatgcagaaataaaaaaaaataccgtCGGTAAAATatcttattataatattatatttgtgagagcaaaaaaaaattttaaaaaaagtatgcaTCAATTTCCACTGAACTCAAAAAGAAATAGTAATTTTGAAGGAACAAAAAGAAACcataatattgtaaaatatgagagcagaaaaagaagacatttttttttaaattcacgAGTAGGTGAAAAAAAAGGCCAATCGGAAATAAagaggaaaataataaaggatGAAGATAAgtacaatattataaaagatataaaaaaatattgtgaATGTACCAAGAAATATAAGAGACTACCAACAAGAGAAGTAACAATTGGTAATGTAAAAATTggtaattataacaatatagCTATTCAGACTATGACAAATTGTGACACTAGAAATATAGAAGAATGTGttaatcaaataaaaaagtgtAAAGATTTAGGTGCAGATATGGTAAGACTAACGGTTCAGGGGGTACAAGAAGCGGAAGCAAGTTAtcatattaaagaaaaattattatctgAAAATATTACCATTCCTTTAGTAGCtgatattcattttaatcCAAAAATTGCTTTAATGGCAGCAGAAGTATATGAAAAGATTAGGGTCAACCCAGGTAATTTTGTGgatggaagaaaaaaatggataaataaagtatataaaaaaaaagaatttgaaGAAGgcaaattatttattaaagaaaaatttgtaccattaattgaaaaatgtaaaagatTAAATAGAGCTATAAGAATAGGAACCAATCATGGTTCTTTATCCTCTCGAATACTTTCCTATTATGGTGATACTCCTCTAGGTATGATTGAATCAGCCTTTGAATTTTCAGATTTATGTATAgagaataaattttataatatcgtTTTTTCAATGAAGGCATCTAATGCATATGTAATGATACAGTCTTATAGGTTATTAGTTGCTAAGCAGTATGAGAGAGATAAAAATGGTTTGATATTCCCAATGCACTTAGGGGTTACAGAAGCAGGTTTTGGTGCTAATGGAAGAATAAAATCTTATCTAGGTATAGGGTCCTTATTGTATGATGGAATAGGTGATACGATAAGAATTTCTTTAACTGAAGATCCATGGGACGAGCTAGCTccttgtaaaaaattaattgaaaatttgaaaaaaagaatattttatacagataaaaaggaagaagcTAGTTACTCAGTTATGAAGAAGCAAAATAAGGAGGGACCAAACTACAGTAGAGATACCCCAAACAATGATAATGATGTAACTGTGATGAAGAATAGTCTTAGTAGAGAAATTCAGTCATGTAGTcctgaaaaaaaagaagaggcaataatatataaggcAAAGGAGAACAGTACTGTCCATAGTGATACTGATGTATACCAAACGATTGAACACTGGAATAGTAACTGCCTAAACTTCGAGGAAAATTTTCGAGACTTTAACAATATAGTAAAGAATAGAGTTgacaaaaaagtaaaaagtgATGTGCTACATGAAGAATGTACAGTGGGCAATGTAGTTACAGTAAAAGAATTAGAAGACTCtcttcaaatttttaaagacttaaatatagaattagatcaaaatggaaatttaaaaaaaggagcCAAAACTACggatataattattattgacAAATTTGAAACATTAACAGATTCAGCAAAAAAAactgttaaaaaattaatcgAAATAGGATTACATGTATTAGTACAGCATCAACCACAAAATATAgatattgttaaaaaattaaaaataaatgatagtagtagtagttataataataatataatattttacactCACTTGGAAAATATGGACAATATTTTAGAATATTACAAAGATGAGatgcaaaaaaataactcAAAAGGTTATGCACTAATTTTAAACGGAAAAGAAAACATTAAAATggtagaaaaaataaaaaatttggatCCTGCTCCATTATTTCTTCTATTAAGATCAGATACTGTATTTGAGCATGTATTAGTTACTAGAAGggtaaatgaaattatacaTTCCTTAGGTATTAATGTACCCTATATACATTATGTAGACATCCATTCAACATATTATGAAGATATCCTAGTTAATGCATCGTTATATGTGGGAACATGTTTAATTGATTTAATGGGTGATGGACTGATTATTAATGTAACAAATTACTCTTCTGCTGCCACTAACACTGCCACTGTTGCTAATGCACAAAAGGATGAGAAACAACAAATATCAAGTCGTGTTTCTTTAAACTCATTTTTAACTCTAAATATTCTACAGGATACTCGTATTCGTTTATTTAAGACGGATTATATAGCTTGCCCTTCTTGTGGCAGAACCTTATTTAACATCCAAGAAAcaactaaaaaaattatgaaattaaCAGGTCATTTAAAAGGGGTTAAAATTGCTATTATGGGATGTATTGTCAATGGGATCGGAGAAATGGCAGATGCACATTTTGGCTATGTTGGAAGTGCACCTAAAAAAGTTGACTTGTATTATGGAAAGGAAATAGTAGAAAGAAATGTACCAGAAGAAGAAGCCTACGACAAACTGATAGAGTTAATTAAGAAGCACAACAAGTGGCAGGACCCGTAA